The DNA sequence TGACCTTTGACGGGCGCAACCGCCGACCGCCACGCGATGGTGTAAACGCATTATTGTCTTTTTTATACAGCATATTGGGAAAAGACATCAGTGGCGCATTACAAGGCGTAGGACTTGACCCGCAAGTCGGTTTTTTGCACGCCGACCGTTCGGGGCGCGACAGTTTGGCGCAGGATATTTTGGAAGAATTCCGCGCGTGGTGGGTGGATAGAATGGTGTTGTCGCTGATAAATCGCGGGCAAATCAAAGCGCAAGATTTCACGCAAGAAGCCAGTGGTGCGGTCAATATCAAAGCCGATGCGCGCAAACTCATTTTCCAAACATTGCAAAACAAAAAACAAGAAAAAATCGTCCACCCGTTTTTGCAGGAAGAAGTGGCAATCGGTTTGCTGCCGCATATTCAAGCGATGTTGCTGACAAGGCATTTGCGTGGCGATTTGGCGGAATATCCACCGTTTTTGATGCGGTAATTTTCAGGCAGCCTGAAAAGGAGAAACAATCATGATGATGTTGATTACATACGATATTTCGCTTGACGATGCTGACGGACAAAAACGCTTACGCCAAATTGCTAAACATTGTCTGGATTATGGCGTGCGTGTGCAATATTCTGTGTTTGAATGTGACATCGCGCCAGACCAGTGGGTTGTGCTGAAAAACAAATTATTGGCAATCTACAATCCCGACGTAGACAGCCTGCGCTTCTACCATTTGGGCAGCAAATGGCACAACAAAGTTGAACATCACGGCGCAAAACCTGCGGTGGATGTCTTTCAAGATGTGTTAATTTTGTGATATCAATCAACCTTAATAACCATCGCTAAAAGGGAGTTCACATTAAAACCCCCTTAGCTTAGCGATAAAATAATCTCATGAATTATCTCACAA is a window from the Suttonella indologenes genome containing:
- the cas2 gene encoding CRISPR-associated endonuclease Cas2, producing the protein MMMLITYDISLDDADGQKRLRQIAKHCLDYGVRVQYSVFECDIAPDQWVVLKNKLLAIYNPDVDSLRFYHLGSKWHNKVEHHGAKPAVDVFQDVLIL